One window of Gymnogyps californianus isolate 813 chromosome 10, ASM1813914v2, whole genome shotgun sequence genomic DNA carries:
- the DHX36 gene encoding ATP-dependent DNA/RNA helicase DHX36: MSYEHRRDWGRGGDGGSSSGSSSAGGHGGRGGGRGRHPSHLKGREIGLWYARKQGQKSKETDRQQRAVVRMDERREEQIVQLLNTVQTKNEKEQEAMSWWSGDEEGPTPEQPAKVKPEAEKAPVRQRPVLEKTSLDRDVEYLFEKNEQDTDLDEQLKEDLRKKKSDPRYIEMQRFREKLPSYGMRQELVNLINNNRVTVISGETGCGKTTQVTQFILDDYIERGKGSTCRIVCTQPRRISAISVAERVAAERAEACGNGKSTGYQIRLQSRLPRKQGSILYCTTGIVLQWLQSDKHLSSISHVVLDEIHERNLQSDVLMSIIKDLLNIRLDLKVILMSATLNAEKFSEYFDNCPMIHIPGFTFPVVEYLLEDVIEKLRYTPENTDRRPRWKKGFMQGHVSRPEKEEKEEIYREQWPDYLRQLRGRYSASTIDALEMMDDDKVDLDLIAALIRYIVLEEEDGAILVFLPGWDNISTLHDLLMSQVMFKSDRFIIIPLHSLMPTVNQTQVFKKTPPGVRKIVIATNIAETSITIDDVVFVIDGGKIKETHFDTQNNISTMAAEWVSKANAKQRKGRAGRVQPGHCYHLYNGLRARLLDDYQLPEILRTPLEELCLQIKILKLGGIAYFLSKLMDPPSRDAVMLAINHLMELNALDRQEELTPLGVHLARLPVEPHIGKMILFGALFCCLDPVLTIAASLSFKDPFVIPLGKEKVADARRKELSKNTKSDHLTVVNAFTGWEETRRRGFRTEKDYCWEYFLSSNTLQMLHNMKGQFAEHLLAAGFVNSRDPKDPKSNTNSDNEKLLKAVICAGLYPKVAKIRPSFSKKRKMVKVCTKTDGTVNIHPKSVNVEETEFHYNWLVYHLKMRTSSIYLYDCTEVSPYCLLFFGGDISIQKDKDQDTIAVDEWIVFQSPARIAHLVKNLRQELDDLLQEKIENPHPVDWNDTKSRDTAVLTAIIDLITTQENESARNYAPRFQSERYS, encoded by the exons ATGAGCTACGAGCACCGCCGGGACTGGGGCCGCGGTGGCGATGGCGGGTCTTCCTCCGGCTCCTCCTCCGCggggggacacgggggccgcggcgggggccgggggcgccACCCCAGCCACCTCAAGGGCCGCGAGATCGGGCTGTGGTACGCGCGGAAGCAGGGCCAGAAGAGCAAGGAGACGGACCGGCAGCAG AGAGCTGTTGTGCGTATGGATGAACGCAGGGAGGAGCAGATTGTGCAGCTGTTGAATACTGTccaaactaaaaatgaaaaggagcaaGAAGCCATGTCCTGGTGGTCTGGGGATGAAGAAGG ACCTACTCCAGAACAGCCTGCAAAAGTGAAACCAGAGGCTGAAAAAGCTCCTGTAAGACAGAGACCAGTCTTGGAAAAAACATCTCTCGATCGGGATGTGGAAtatctctttgaaaaaaatgagcaggATACAGATTTAGATGAGCAACTTAAAGAAGacttaagaaagaagaaatctgatCCTAGATATATTGAAATGCAG agatTCCGAGAGAAGCTCCCCTCATATGGGATGAGACAG GAACTTGTAAACCTTATAAACAATAATCGAGTAACTGTGATAAGTGGTGAAACTGGTTGTGGAAAGACAACCCAAGTTACACAGTTCATCTTGGACGATTACATAGAGCGAGGGAAAGGGTCTACATGCAGGATCGTTTGTACTCAGCCTAGGAGGATCAGTGCTATCTCG GTGGCTGAGAGAGTTGCTGCTGAAAGGGCAGAAGCATGCGGTAATGGCAAGAGTACAGGATATCAAATTCGTCTACAGAG TCGGTTACCAAGGAAACAAGGTTCAATTTTATACTGTACCACAGGAATTGTCCTACAGTGGCTCCAGTCAGATAA GCACTTGTCCAGCATTAGTCATGTAGTCCTTGATGAAATTCATGAAAGAAATCTTCAGTCAGATGTTTTAATGAGCATTATTAAAGATCTTTTGAATATTCGTTTGGATTTGAAAGTAATACTAATGAGCGCTACTTTAAATGCAGAGAAGTTTTCGGAGTATTTTG ATAATTGTCCAATGATTCACATACCTGGGTTCACTTTCCCTGTGGTGGAATATCTTCTCGAGGATGTAATTGAGAAGTTGAG gtATACTCCAGAAAACACAGACCGTCGGCCACGGTGGAAGAAAGGCTTCATGCAAGGACATGTAAGCAgaccagaaaaagaagagaaagaggaaatctACAGGGAACAATGGCCAGACTACTTAAGGCAGCTGCGGGGCAG GTATTCAGCAAGTACTATAGATGCCTTGGAAATGATGGATGATGACAAGGTCGACCTTGACCTTATAGCAGCACTTATCAGATACATCGTTTTGGAAGAAGAG GATGGTGCAATTCTAGTGTTTCTTCCAGGCTGGGACAACATTAGCACTTTGCATGATCTCTTGATGTCACAAGTCATGTTTAAGTCag atagGTTTATTATCATACCTTTACATTCATTGATGCCTACTGTTAACCAGACTCAG GTTTTTAAGAAGACCCCGCCAGGAGTAAGGAAAATCGTGATTGCTACCAACATTGCAGAGACTAG cattacAATAGATGACGTCGTGTTCGTTATAGATggtggaaaaataaaggaaactcACTTTGACACACAGAACAACATTAGCACAATGGCAGCAGAGTGGGTTAGTAAAGCTAATGCCAAGCAGAGGAAAGGTCGAGCAGGAAG AGTTCAGCCAGGCCACTGTTATCATCTATACAATGGACTACGTGCTAGGCTTCTAGATGATTATCAGTTACCAGAGATCTTGAGGACACCTTTGGAAGAACTCTGTTTACAAATCAAG attctAAAGCTTGGTGGAATTGCTTATTTTCTGAGCAAACTAATGGATCCACCATCTCGTGATGCTGTAATGTTGGCCATAAATCATCTAATGGAGCTG AATGCTTTGGACAGACAAGAAGAACTGACTCCACTAGGTGTCCATTTAGCACGATTACCAGTTGAACCACATATTGGAAAAATGATCCTCTTCGGAGCTTTATTCTGCTGCTTGGATCCAGTACTTACAATTGCAGCTAGCCTCAGCTTCAAAGACCCTTTTGTCATTCCTCTG GGCAAAGAGAAAGTAGCTGATGCAAGAAGAAAGGAACTGTCAAAGAACACGAAAAGCGATCATCTAACTGTGGTGAATGCTTTCACG GGCTGGGAAGAGACTCGGCGTCGTGGTTTCAGAACTGAGAAAGACTATTGCTGGGAATATTTCCTGTCTTCAAATACACTCCAG ATGCTGCATAACATGAAAGGGCAGTTTGCTGAGCATCTCCTTGCAGCTGGATTTGTGAATAGCAGAGACCCCAAGGATCCCAAATCCAATACCAACTCAG ATAATGAGAAGTTGCTCAAAGCGGTCATCTGTGCTGGCTTATATCCAAAAGTTGCAAAGATCCGGCCAAGCttcagcaaaaagagaaaaat ggtGAAAGTTTGCACCAAGACAGATGGAACAGTTAATATTCATCCGAAATCGGTTAATGTGGAAGAAACAGAGTTCCATTATAACTGGCTTGTGTACCATTTGAAGATGAGAACTAGCAGT ATCTACTTGTATGATTGTACAGAGGTCTCTCCATACTGTCTCTTGTTCTTCGGAGGAGATATATCCATTCAGAAGGATAAAGATCAGGATACCATCGCTGTGGATGAATGGATTGTTTTCCAGTCTCCGGCAAGAATAGCACACTTAGTTAAG AATTTAAGACAAGAGCTCGATGATCTTCtacaagaaaaaatagaaaacccACATCCCGTGGACTGGAATGATACTAAATCCAGGGATACAGCAGTACTGACAGCTATTATAGACTTAATCACAACACAGGAGAATGAAAGTGCCAGAAACTATGCTCCACGATTCCAGAGTGAACGCTATAGTTGA